The Corvus cornix cornix isolate S_Up_H32 chromosome 26, ASM73873v5, whole genome shotgun sequence genome includes a region encoding these proteins:
- the INKA2 gene encoding PAK4-inhibitor INKA2 isoform X2: MDVVQLSMKEVGDGLHEQMNCMMGALQELKLLQVQTALEHLDISGRRSPAEQRRCCRSSGAGQDTQLGQAQGHCPPALACPVPRPAGLSHPTAFPESDHPRDTPSSSQSLCGEDLCPPKGPSSVSSRVEHVRPRTFESSSQGTAGGWLLCQECPGCDDGHDWTSSLMSQSRNRQPLVLGDNIFADLVGNWLDLPELDKKGEKSEASLSMSRSQELCRKFSLTANIFKKFLRSVRPDRDRLLKEKPCWLPPEDKRPEISKRSKKINKLKGTFYFPLHGNLQNHHSKAERCPRAESCSEHPKIGTKKVHDSRDYSQAGFDINTAVWV, encoded by the exons ATGGATGTGGTGCAG CTCTCCATGAAGGAGGTGGGCGACGGGCTGCACGAGCAGATGAACTGCATGATGGGCgccctgcaggagctgaagcTGCTCCAGGTGCAGACAGCCCTGGAGCACTTGGACATCTCGGGGCGCCGGAGCCCCGCGGAGCAGCGCCGGTGCTGCCGGagcagcggggccgggcaggaCACGCAGCTGGGGCAGGCACAGGGACATTGCCCCCCGGCCCTGGCGTGTCCTGTGCCACGGCCAGCGGGTTTGTCCCATCCCACTGCATTCCCAGAGAGTGACCACCCTCGAGAcaccccctcctcctcccagagCCTCTGCGGGGAGGACCTTTGTCCCCCAAAAGGACCTTCCTCCGTGTCCAGCAGAGTGGAGCACGTCCGGCCCCGGACATTCGAGtccagcagccagggcacagctggggggtggctgctgtgccaggagtgCCCGGGGTGCGATGACGGCCACGACTGGACATCGTCCCTGATGTCCCAGAGCAGGAACCGGCAGCCGCTGGTCCTGGGGGACAACATCTTTGCAGACTTGGTGGGGAACTGGCTGGACCTGCCCGAGCTGGATAAGAAGGGGGAGAAGAGCGAGGCGTCCCTGTCCATGAGCAGatcccaggagctctgcaggaagTTCTCCCTCACAGCCAACATCTTCAAGAAGTTCCTGAGGAGCGTCCGGCCGGACCGAGACAGGCTGCTCAAGGAGAAACCTTGCTGGCTTCCTCCTGAGGACAAACGGCCCGAGATTTCCAAGAGGTCCAAAAAGATCAACAAACTCAAGGGGACATTTTACTTCCCCCTTCATGGGAACCTGCAGAACCatcacagcaaagcagagaggtGCCCCAGGGCAGAAAGCTGTAGTGAGCACCCCAAAATCGGCACCAAGAAAGTCCACGATTCCAGAGACTACAGCCAGGCGGGGTTTGACATCAACACGGCCGTGTGGGTCTGA
- the INKA2 gene encoding PAK4-inhibitor INKA2 isoform X1: MEQHLRRLRQELLSMKEVGDGLHEQMNCMMGALQELKLLQVQTALEHLDISGRRSPAEQRRCCRSSGAGQDTQLGQAQGHCPPALACPVPRPAGLSHPTAFPESDHPRDTPSSSQSLCGEDLCPPKGPSSVSSRVEHVRPRTFESSSQGTAGGWLLCQECPGCDDGHDWTSSLMSQSRNRQPLVLGDNIFADLVGNWLDLPELDKKGEKSEASLSMSRSQELCRKFSLTANIFKKFLRSVRPDRDRLLKEKPCWLPPEDKRPEISKRSKKINKLKGTFYFPLHGNLQNHHSKAERCPRAESCSEHPKIGTKKVHDSRDYSQAGFDINTAVWV; the protein is encoded by the coding sequence CTCTCCATGAAGGAGGTGGGCGACGGGCTGCACGAGCAGATGAACTGCATGATGGGCgccctgcaggagctgaagcTGCTCCAGGTGCAGACAGCCCTGGAGCACTTGGACATCTCGGGGCGCCGGAGCCCCGCGGAGCAGCGCCGGTGCTGCCGGagcagcggggccgggcaggaCACGCAGCTGGGGCAGGCACAGGGACATTGCCCCCCGGCCCTGGCGTGTCCTGTGCCACGGCCAGCGGGTTTGTCCCATCCCACTGCATTCCCAGAGAGTGACCACCCTCGAGAcaccccctcctcctcccagagCCTCTGCGGGGAGGACCTTTGTCCCCCAAAAGGACCTTCCTCCGTGTCCAGCAGAGTGGAGCACGTCCGGCCCCGGACATTCGAGtccagcagccagggcacagctggggggtggctgctgtgccaggagtgCCCGGGGTGCGATGACGGCCACGACTGGACATCGTCCCTGATGTCCCAGAGCAGGAACCGGCAGCCGCTGGTCCTGGGGGACAACATCTTTGCAGACTTGGTGGGGAACTGGCTGGACCTGCCCGAGCTGGATAAGAAGGGGGAGAAGAGCGAGGCGTCCCTGTCCATGAGCAGatcccaggagctctgcaggaagTTCTCCCTCACAGCCAACATCTTCAAGAAGTTCCTGAGGAGCGTCCGGCCGGACCGAGACAGGCTGCTCAAGGAGAAACCTTGCTGGCTTCCTCCTGAGGACAAACGGCCCGAGATTTCCAAGAGGTCCAAAAAGATCAACAAACTCAAGGGGACATTTTACTTCCCCCTTCATGGGAACCTGCAGAACCatcacagcaaagcagagaggtGCCCCAGGGCAGAAAGCTGTAGTGAGCACCCCAAAATCGGCACCAAGAAAGTCCACGATTCCAGAGACTACAGCCAGGCGGGGTTTGACATCAACACGGCCGTGTGGGTCTGA
- the INKA2 gene encoding PAK4-inhibitor INKA2 isoform X3, which produces MKEVGDGLHEQMNCMMGALQELKLLQVQTALEHLDISGRRSPAEQRRCCRSSGAGQDTQLGQAQGHCPPALACPVPRPAGLSHPTAFPESDHPRDTPSSSQSLCGEDLCPPKGPSSVSSRVEHVRPRTFESSSQGTAGGWLLCQECPGCDDGHDWTSSLMSQSRNRQPLVLGDNIFADLVGNWLDLPELDKKGEKSEASLSMSRSQELCRKFSLTANIFKKFLRSVRPDRDRLLKEKPCWLPPEDKRPEISKRSKKINKLKGTFYFPLHGNLQNHHSKAERCPRAESCSEHPKIGTKKVHDSRDYSQAGFDINTAVWV; this is translated from the coding sequence ATGAAGGAGGTGGGCGACGGGCTGCACGAGCAGATGAACTGCATGATGGGCgccctgcaggagctgaagcTGCTCCAGGTGCAGACAGCCCTGGAGCACTTGGACATCTCGGGGCGCCGGAGCCCCGCGGAGCAGCGCCGGTGCTGCCGGagcagcggggccgggcaggaCACGCAGCTGGGGCAGGCACAGGGACATTGCCCCCCGGCCCTGGCGTGTCCTGTGCCACGGCCAGCGGGTTTGTCCCATCCCACTGCATTCCCAGAGAGTGACCACCCTCGAGAcaccccctcctcctcccagagCCTCTGCGGGGAGGACCTTTGTCCCCCAAAAGGACCTTCCTCCGTGTCCAGCAGAGTGGAGCACGTCCGGCCCCGGACATTCGAGtccagcagccagggcacagctggggggtggctgctgtgccaggagtgCCCGGGGTGCGATGACGGCCACGACTGGACATCGTCCCTGATGTCCCAGAGCAGGAACCGGCAGCCGCTGGTCCTGGGGGACAACATCTTTGCAGACTTGGTGGGGAACTGGCTGGACCTGCCCGAGCTGGATAAGAAGGGGGAGAAGAGCGAGGCGTCCCTGTCCATGAGCAGatcccaggagctctgcaggaagTTCTCCCTCACAGCCAACATCTTCAAGAAGTTCCTGAGGAGCGTCCGGCCGGACCGAGACAGGCTGCTCAAGGAGAAACCTTGCTGGCTTCCTCCTGAGGACAAACGGCCCGAGATTTCCAAGAGGTCCAAAAAGATCAACAAACTCAAGGGGACATTTTACTTCCCCCTTCATGGGAACCTGCAGAACCatcacagcaaagcagagaggtGCCCCAGGGCAGAAAGCTGTAGTGAGCACCCCAAAATCGGCACCAAGAAAGTCCACGATTCCAGAGACTACAGCCAGGCGGGGTTTGACATCAACACGGCCGTGTGGGTCTGA
- the RAP1A gene encoding ras-related protein Rap-1A: MREYKLVVLGSGGVGKSALTVQFVQGIFVEKYDPTIEDSYRKQVEVDCQQCMLEILDTAGTEQFTAMRDLYMKNGQGFALVYSITAQSTFNDLQDLREQILRVKDTEDVPMILVGNKCDLEEERVVGKEQGQNLARQWCNCAFLESSAKSKINVNEIFYDLVRQINRKTPVEKKKPKKKSCLLL, encoded by the exons ATGCGTGAGTACAAGCTGGTGGTCCTTGGTTCAGGAGGTGTGGGCAAGTCCGCTCTG acTGTACAGTTCGTTCAGGgaatttttgttgaaaaatatgATCCAACAATAGAAGATTCATACAGAAAG caagTGGAAGTAGACTGTCAACAGTGTATGCTGGAGATCCTCgacacagcagggaca GAGCAATTCACAGCCATGAGGGATCTCTACATGAAGAATGGGCAGGGGTTTGCACTAGTATATTCTATAACAGCACAGTCCACGTTTAACGACCTACAGGACCTGCGGGAACAGATTTTACGGGTTAAGGACACTGAAGAT GTTCCCATGATTCTGGTTGGCAATAAATGTGACCTGGAGGAAGAGCGAGTCGTGGGCAAAGAGCAGGGGCAGAACTTAGCACGACAGTGGTGTAACTGTGCCTTTCTAGAATCGTCTGCAAAGTCGAAAATCAACGTAAATGAG atCTTTTATGACCTGGTCAGACAGATAAATAGAAAAACACCAGTGGAAAAGAAGAAGCCTAAAAAGAAATCATGTCTGCTGCTTTAG